From the Paenibacillus sp. R14(2021) genome, the window GAAGCCAGTTCAGGCTCTTCGTCTACGTTGATTTTACCGATTGTTGCCGCGCCTGCCAGCTCGCCGGAAAGCTCATCAACGATTGGAAGCTGCATTTTACAAGGTCCGCACCATGGTGCCCAGAAATCAACGAGCGTTACGCCGCTCTCGATGCTTTGATTAAAGTTTTCTTTTGTCAGTACTTGTGTCATGGTAAATCATCCTCTCTACAATAAATTCGAAGCTATGGGAAGGGTAAACCCGTCTCACCGTAAAGCAATTAACATTGCTCGCATTCCTTGATTTGACCCAGGACGTCAGAAATCGTAATGCCGCCAAAGTAAGCTTCGAGCTGCTTCTCCGCCTTGCAGAAAATCCCATCCATAACTTCCTGCATATTGGAGCCGACCACGCAATCCATATCCGGATCGCCTGAGCACCAGCTCGGAATCACGGAGCCCTGCGCCATGAGCCGATAAATATCGGCTAGGTTGACGTCCGCCGGATCCAGCATCAGCCGATATCCGCCGCCCGCGCCTTCCCGCGTATCGACATAACCGCCGCGTTTCAAGCAGCTCATTACTTTGCGGATTCGAGCCGGATTAGTGGATACATTCTCGGCGATGGCCTCACTAGGCGCCATACGCTCCGGCAAGAAAGCCAAGTAAACTAAACTGTGGACGGCAATGGTGAATTCGCTGTTCATGGTTAACGGCACCCCGCTTTGTACTGTAATCATATCAGTTACAGTTGAAGTTGTCAACGGCGGTTGTCTTCTTATTTTGTAAATAAATCAGATCGTTTATTCAAACAAGCTCAGCTGTTCCGGTTCCTCCTTGGGCGGAGCGAGCTCGAAGGAGCCGCGCGGCGGTAGCTGGCCAAGCATCGCCATCAGTTGCAGAGCATTATCGGCCGCATCGTGACCGCTCGAATTGTTATTGAAGAGCACGCATACCGATTCCGACAACCGCGTGAGCCGGCCTAGCCGCTCCGCCCATTCCAACAGCTCCGCTTCCTGGTAACGGTACAGGTAGCGCACGTCCCGCCAGTTGGGCTGCCCCGCCGATTCCCAGCCGCCCGTATTGCGTCCATGCAGACGCACCAGCGTCAAATCGTCGTTCGTTGCCGCCTCCACGATCGGGATCGAACCCTCACCCGCCTGCGGTTCGTCGCATACCGTATGAATCCAGCCTTCCCGGCGTTCGAAAGCAA encodes:
- the trxA gene encoding thioredoxin, whose amino-acid sequence is MTQVLTKENFNQSIESGVTLVDFWAPWCGPCKMQLPIVDELSGELAGAATIGKINVDEEPELASQFGVMSIPTLIIFKDGQPVDKMVGLQSKDALKNKIQGQI
- a CDS encoding Rrf2 family transcriptional regulator, with the protein product MNSEFTIAVHSLVYLAFLPERMAPSEAIAENVSTNPARIRKVMSCLKRGGYVDTREGAGGGYRLMLDPADVNLADIYRLMAQGSVIPSWCSGDPDMDCVVGSNMQEVMDGIFCKAEKQLEAYFGGITISDVLGQIKECEQC